In Apilactobacillus bombintestini, one genomic interval encodes:
- a CDS encoding DEAD/DEAH box helicase has protein sequence MPSTFKQYNFKPFLMDALNELHFSNPTPIQEKIIPEIRKGRSVVGQSATGSGKTHAFLLPIFDDLNIEQLEVQAVITTPSRELAYQIYDNAKQLAKHCDKTIHIANYVGGTDKVRQIEKLKNEQPQIVIGTPGRIADLIKSQHLKVHTANKLVIDEADMTLDLGFLNEVDSIAASFGKDLQMMVFSATIPQKLKPFLKKYLENPYVENIPNRTIISPTIDNWLISTKGNDKNDLIYRLITMGEPYLVLIFANTRKRVEEIYEYLRNQGLKVGIVSGELTPRERKRMMKQIQNLDFQFVVATDLAARGIDIEGVSDVINDDIPDDLEYFIHRVGRTGRNNLPGTAITLYSPDEEDEIDALENMGISFKPKTIKNGRVVDTYDRNRRKTHRKGHDKLDPTMIGMIKKKKRNVKPGYKNKIKRELKRNDEMNRRISQREAGRRRRKSRKNSSQRYR, from the coding sequence ATGCCAAGTACATTTAAACAATATAATTTTAAGCCATTCCTAATGGATGCCTTAAACGAACTACATTTTTCTAACCCAACACCTATTCAAGAAAAAATAATTCCTGAAATTAGAAAGGGACGTAGTGTAGTAGGACAATCAGCAACTGGTAGTGGTAAAACTCATGCTTTTCTATTACCTATTTTTGATGATTTAAACATTGAACAATTAGAGGTTCAAGCAGTAATCACTACACCAAGTCGTGAATTAGCATACCAAATCTACGATAATGCTAAACAATTAGCTAAACATTGTGATAAAACTATTCATATTGCTAACTATGTTGGTGGAACTGATAAAGTAAGACAAATTGAAAAGTTGAAAAATGAACAACCACAAATCGTTATTGGTACTCCAGGAAGAATCGCGGATTTAATTAAGAGTCAACATTTAAAGGTTCATACAGCTAATAAATTAGTTATTGATGAAGCTGATATGACATTAGACTTAGGTTTCTTAAATGAAGTGGATAGCATTGCAGCAAGTTTTGGAAAAGACCTACAAATGATGGTATTCTCTGCAACTATTCCACAAAAATTAAAGCCATTCTTAAAGAAATATTTGGAAAATCCATACGTAGAAAACATTCCTAACCGTACTATTATCAGTCCAACTATTGATAATTGGTTGATTTCTACTAAGGGTAATGACAAGAATGATTTAATTTATCGTTTAATTACAATGGGTGAACCATACTTAGTTCTTATTTTTGCTAATACCCGTAAACGTGTTGAAGAAATATATGAATACTTACGTAATCAAGGATTAAAAGTTGGAATTGTTTCTGGTGAATTAACTCCTCGTGAACGTAAGAGAATGATGAAGCAAATTCAAAACCTAGATTTTCAATTTGTTGTTGCAACTGATTTAGCAGCTAGAGGAATTGATATTGAAGGTGTATCAGATGTCATTAATGATGACATACCTGATGATTTGGAATACTTTATTCACCGTGTAGGTAGAACTGGTCGTAATAACTTACCAGGAACTGCTATTACTTTATATTCACCTGATGAAGAAGATGAAATTGACGCATTAGAAAATATGGGAATTTCATTTAAGCCTAAGACTATAAAGAATGGTAGAGTTGTAGATACTTATGATCGTAACCGTCGTAAGACTCATCGTAAGGGTCATGATAAATTAGACCCAACAATGATTGGTATGATTAAAAAGAAAAAACGTAATGTTAAACCTGGTTACAAGAACAAGATTAAGCGTGAATTGAAGAGAAATGATGAAATGAATCGTCGTATTTCTCAACGTGAAGCAGGACGTAGAAGAAGAAAGTCCAGAAAGAATAGTTCACAACGCTATAGATAA
- a CDS encoding DHH family phosphoesterase: MKNKIFNFLNLSTQKKIVKAICDFDTIIIHRHQRPDPDAYGSQLGLANIIKASFPKKHVYAVGKQYSSFDWLGSTDEIDDDVYKNALVIVCDTANQPRVDDSRYTQGKMMIKIDHHPNDDQFGDIMWVDPKASSTSELIYELYESSHKLKINAEAGRLLYAGIVGDTGRFKYPATSANTFRVASKLAELDFSTSKVNTIESSIDLPMARLAAYVYENLNIETSGAAYLVLTEEILKQYHLEDESTSAVVPLPGNIDQVVSWAIFVQQKDGSYRIRLRSKGPAINGLAKEFGGGGHALASGAVAKDDDEIKSVISKLNEIAADYKGDN, translated from the coding sequence ATGAAAAATAAAATTTTTAATTTTTTAAATTTATCGACTCAAAAAAAGATTGTTAAAGCAATTTGTGATTTTGATACAATTATTATTCATAGACATCAACGTCCTGATCCTGATGCTTATGGATCACAATTAGGATTAGCAAATATTATAAAAGCTTCTTTTCCTAAGAAACATGTTTATGCTGTGGGAAAACAATATAGTAGTTTTGATTGGCTAGGAAGTACAGACGAAATTGATGATGACGTTTATAAAAATGCATTAGTTATCGTTTGTGATACGGCTAATCAACCTCGAGTAGATGACAGTAGATATACTCAAGGAAAAATGATGATAAAAATTGACCACCATCCTAATGATGATCAATTTGGAGATATTATGTGGGTAGATCCTAAAGCATCAAGTACTTCTGAATTAATTTATGAATTATATGAATCATCACATAAATTAAAGATAAATGCAGAAGCCGGTAGATTGTTATATGCCGGAATTGTAGGAGATACTGGTCGTTTCAAATACCCAGCAACTTCTGCTAATACATTTAGAGTTGCTTCTAAATTAGCAGAACTTGATTTTTCTACTAGTAAAGTTAATACCATTGAATCATCAATTGATTTACCAATGGCAAGATTAGCAGCATATGTTTATGAAAATTTAAATATCGAAACTAGTGGTGCCGCATATTTAGTATTAACTGAAGAAATTTTAAAACAATATCATTTAGAGGATGAAAGCACATCAGCTGTAGTTCCTTTGCCTGGAAATATTGATCAAGTAGTATCATGGGCAATCTTTGTACAACAAAAAGATGGTAGCTATAGAATTCGTTTACGTTCCAAAGGACCTGCTATAAATGGATTAGCAAAAGAATTTGGTGGTGGCGGACATGCACTTGCTAGTGGTGCGGTCGCTAAAGATGATGATGAAATTAAGTCAGTAATTAGCAAACTAAATGAGATAGCTGCCGATTACAAAGGAGATAATTAG
- the yajC gene encoding preprotein translocase subunit YajC: protein MQYSQYSGFIVLILIFAVMYFLVIRPQKKQQQKHAQTLKQLQKGDHVTTIGRLHGIVDDINEEEKTVTLDCDGIYLVFDLNAVAKVTTRVSDTKEETSKDTTSKEDSETKKD, encoded by the coding sequence ATGCAATACAGTCAATACAGTGGATTTATTGTCCTAATTTTAATTTTTGCTGTTATGTATTTCTTGGTTATCAGACCTCAAAAGAAACAACAACAAAAACATGCACAAACATTAAAACAATTACAAAAAGGTGACCATGTTACTACTATTGGTCGTCTTCACGGAATTGTAGATGACATTAACGAAGAAGAAAAAACAGTTACTTTAGATTGTGATGGTATTTACTTAGTATTTGATTTAAATGCTGTTGCTAAAGTAACAACACGTGTTTCAGATACAAAAGAAGAAACATCAAAAGATACTACTTCAAAAGAAGATAGTGAAACTAAAAAAGACTAA
- the ruvB gene encoding Holliday junction branch migration DNA helicase RuvB, with product MDDNRIISGDSEGQAEESLEKSLRPQYLSEYIGQSDLKKELSVYIKAAKQREESLDHVLLYGPPGLGKTTLAMVIANEMEVGIKTTSGPAIEKPGDLVALLNELQPGDILFIDEIHRLPKMVEEMLYSAMEDFYVDIVVGQGPTAHPVHFPLPPFTLIGATTRAGLLSAPFRDRFGIVEHMKYYDTDDLQDIVIRSADIFNTKIYDQGAHEIARRSRGTPRIANRLLKRVRDFAQVSEKDNIDVEIVDKALKMLGVDDRGLDATDIKLLKTMIEYYNGGPVGLATLAANVGEETDTIEEMYEPYLLQIGFIKRTARGRVVTADGYEHLHYPINDLK from the coding sequence ATGGACGATAACCGCATCATTTCAGGAGATAGTGAAGGACAAGCGGAAGAATCATTAGAAAAATCTCTCCGTCCACAATACTTATCAGAATATATTGGACAATCAGATTTAAAAAAAGAATTGTCGGTTTATATAAAAGCGGCAAAACAACGTGAAGAATCTTTGGATCATGTTTTGCTTTATGGACCTCCAGGTTTAGGTAAAACCACCTTGGCAATGGTAATTGCAAATGAAATGGAAGTTGGTATAAAAACCACCAGTGGACCTGCAATTGAAAAGCCAGGAGATTTGGTAGCATTATTAAATGAACTACAACCAGGAGATATACTTTTTATCGATGAAATTCATCGACTACCTAAAATGGTGGAAGAAATGCTTTATTCAGCTATGGAAGATTTCTATGTGGATATAGTGGTAGGACAAGGCCCTACAGCTCATCCTGTTCATTTTCCACTTCCTCCATTCACTTTAATTGGTGCAACTACCAGAGCAGGATTACTTTCGGCTCCATTCCGTGATCGTTTTGGTATTGTTGAACATATGAAATATTATGATACTGATGATTTACAAGATATTGTAATTCGTTCTGCCGATATATTTAATACTAAAATATATGACCAAGGGGCTCACGAAATTGCAAGACGTTCACGTGGAACACCAAGAATTGCTAACCGATTGTTAAAACGAGTTAGAGATTTTGCTCAAGTATCTGAGAAGGATAATATCGATGTAGAAATCGTAGATAAAGCACTTAAGATGTTAGGTGTTGATGATCGAGGATTAGATGCTACTGATATTAAATTATTGAAAACGATGATTGAATATTATAATGGAGGTCCAGTTGGCTTGGCTACATTAGCTGCTAATGTGGGTGAAGAGACTGATACAATTGAAGAAATGTACGAACCATACTTATTGCAGATAGGTTTTATTAAACGTACTGCTAGGGGAAGAGTAGTAACTGCTGATGGGTATGAACATTTGCATTATCCTATAAACGATTTAAAATAA
- the ruvA gene encoding Holliday junction branch migration protein RuvA, whose translation MFEYLKGIIEDVEPGYIVIDVNGVGYLVYTADPYQYDIDSEKKVKVFIHQSVTDSSQTLYGFASKEIKSIFEKLLNVSGIGPKSALAILAGNDPKSLLNAINSENVSYLTKFPGVGQKTAKQIILDLKGKLDDIAPSLFDDFDSIEKQAKKQDTNTELEDALQALAALGYTSRDVKKVRKELEAKDPMSTDEYLSNGLRILTQF comes from the coding sequence ATGTTTGAATATTTAAAAGGAATTATAGAAGATGTAGAACCTGGATATATCGTTATTGATGTTAATGGAGTCGGGTATTTAGTTTATACAGCTGATCCATATCAATATGATATTGATAGTGAAAAAAAGGTAAAAGTTTTTATTCACCAATCTGTCACAGATTCGTCACAAACTTTATATGGCTTCGCTAGTAAAGAAATTAAGAGCATTTTTGAAAAATTATTGAATGTTTCTGGTATTGGACCTAAGAGTGCTTTAGCTATTTTGGCCGGTAATGATCCTAAATCACTACTAAACGCAATTAATTCAGAAAACGTAAGTTATTTAACTAAGTTTCCTGGAGTGGGCCAAAAGACAGCTAAGCAAATTATTTTGGACTTGAAAGGTAAATTGGATGATATCGCTCCATCATTATTTGATGATTTCGATAGCATTGAAAAGCAAGCCAAGAAACAAGATACTAATACTGAATTAGAAGATGCATTGCAAGCATTAGCAGCTTTAGGATATACTAGTCGTGACGTTAAGAAAGTCAGAAAAGAATTAGAAGCTAAAGATCCAATGAGTACAGATGAATACTTAAGTAATGGATTGAGAATATTAACACAATTTTAA
- the mutL gene encoding DNA mismatch repair endonuclease MutL, with the protein MHKIHELSSILADQIAAGEVVERPASVVKELVENSIDANSTQIDINVEDAGLKSIEIIDDGIGIAHDDVELAFKRHATSKISNPRDLFRVHSLGFRGEALPSIASVSDVLLKTSTGDEGTEIHIRGGKTLEVKPAEARRGTSILVKDIFFNTPARLKYMKTIKTELSKISDIVDRLAIGHPDIAFSLVHNHREILRTSGRNNLQQVIGDIYSAKNLKRIIKIDNQDDDFKIDGYVSLPELTRASRNYVTITLNGRYVRSNAIFKSIIDGYGSKLMVGRYPIAVLNIKLDPTLTDVNVHPTKQTVRISKERQLCDLISNTIYNTIFKKNLIPEVMTRDRAVKPRYSNEQLQFQLNQISRENKSDYVDESFSDNDLLNENHENNYDEFNHNDENDVELENVDDVIKITSSDQLNDSDVINFKNKYTEEALPFGNQNTEKEVQEDTDTVRFPRLVYIGQLHGTYLLAESADGMYIIDQHAAQERINYERFRTEIGEVSDDQQKLLVPLVLDYPNRDALIIEENIDVLKDVGINIEPFGKNSFVVKQHPTWIPEGQEEETIKEMIDWVIQKKNISIASFRAQTAIMMSCKRAIKANHHLDRAQAVHLIDELSTVNNPFNCPHGRPVLVSFSNTDMEKMFKRIQDPHSHNNFM; encoded by the coding sequence TTGCATAAAATACATGAATTATCTTCAATCTTAGCTGATCAAATTGCTGCTGGAGAAGTGGTAGAAAGACCAGCTTCAGTGGTAAAAGAATTAGTAGAAAATTCTATTGATGCTAATAGTACACAAATAGATATTAACGTCGAAGATGCAGGATTAAAGAGTATTGAAATTATTGATGATGGAATAGGTATAGCTCATGATGACGTGGAATTAGCATTTAAGAGACATGCTACTAGTAAGATTAGTAATCCACGTGATTTATTTAGAGTACATTCTCTAGGTTTTCGTGGTGAAGCTCTTCCATCTATTGCATCCGTTTCAGATGTATTATTAAAGACTTCTACTGGTGATGAAGGTACCGAAATTCATATTCGGGGTGGAAAAACGTTAGAAGTTAAACCTGCCGAAGCAAGAAGAGGTACTAGTATTTTAGTAAAGGATATCTTCTTTAATACACCTGCAAGATTGAAATACATGAAAACCATTAAAACTGAATTGTCTAAAATTTCAGATATAGTGGATCGATTAGCAATCGGTCATCCAGATATTGCATTCTCTTTAGTTCACAACCATAGGGAAATATTACGAACTTCTGGTCGTAATAATTTGCAACAAGTTATTGGTGATATATATAGTGCAAAAAATTTAAAACGAATTATCAAAATTGATAATCAAGACGATGATTTTAAAATAGATGGATATGTTAGTTTGCCAGAATTAACTAGAGCTTCCAGAAATTACGTTACTATCACATTAAATGGTAGATATGTTAGAAGTAATGCCATTTTTAAATCTATCATAGATGGTTATGGTTCTAAGTTAATGGTTGGAAGATATCCTATAGCAGTATTGAATATAAAATTAGATCCTACATTAACCGACGTAAATGTACATCCAACTAAGCAAACAGTCCGTATAAGTAAGGAAAGACAATTATGCGATTTGATTTCTAATACTATTTATAACACTATATTCAAGAAAAATTTGATTCCGGAAGTAATGACAAGAGATCGTGCTGTTAAGCCAAGATACAGTAACGAACAATTACAATTTCAACTTAATCAGATTTCTAGAGAAAATAAATCGGACTATGTGGATGAATCATTTAGTGATAATGATTTATTAAACGAAAATCATGAAAATAATTATGATGAGTTTAATCATAATGATGAAAATGATGTTGAATTAGAAAATGTAGATGATGTAATTAAGATTACTAGTTCCGATCAATTAAATGATTCCGACGTTATTAATTTTAAGAATAAATATACAGAAGAAGCATTGCCATTTGGAAATCAGAATACTGAAAAAGAGGTTCAAGAAGATACTGACACTGTAAGATTTCCTAGATTAGTATATATAGGACAACTTCATGGTACTTACTTGTTGGCAGAATCAGCTGATGGAATGTACATCATCGATCAACATGCGGCGCAAGAAAGAATCAACTATGAACGTTTTAGAACTGAAATTGGTGAGGTATCTGACGACCAACAAAAGTTGCTAGTTCCGTTGGTTTTAGATTACCCTAATAGGGATGCACTAATTATTGAAGAAAATATAGATGTATTAAAAGATGTTGGTATTAATATTGAACCGTTTGGAAAAAATAGTTTTGTAGTTAAACAACATCCAACTTGGATTCCCGAGGGACAGGAAGAAGAAACTATAAAAGAAATGATTGATTGGGTGATTCAAAAGAAGAACATTTCTATTGCATCATTTAGAGCACAAACAGCTATTATGATGAGCTGTAAACGTGCTATTAAAGCAAATCATCATTTAGATAGAGCACAAGCAGTGCATTTAATTGATGAACTATCCACAGTTAATAATCCATTTAACTGTCCACATGGTCGTCCTGTTTTAGTTTCATTCTCTAATACAGATATGGAAAAAATGTTTAAGAGAATTCAAGACCCACACAGTCATAATAATTTTATGTAA
- the mutS gene encoding DNA mismatch repair protein MutS produces MTKTAKLTPMMEQYQKVKDKYPDAFVFYRLGDFYEMFNDDAVKGAQILELTLTSRSKSAKNPIPMCGVPHKAVETYIDTLIDKGYKVAICEQMEDPKLAKGMVKRAVTQLITPGTRTTMGAENAKDNNYLTAIEYTQGKYGFAYAELSTGELKTTVLSSIDSVVNELMMLQTKEVIVNDQIKDRDVKIIKKLGILVSHQEDSKSVESMEYLSANLQSDIEKAVIHRLTTYITDTQKRSLSHMKAAQPYQPAEFLKIDHNSQYNLELTKNIRTNKKSGSLLWLLDETKTAMGGRKLKEWIDHPLVNKNTILSRQNSVDDLLNHYYERSEIADLLVKVYDLERLAGKVSFGSVNGRDLVQLKTSLRQIPKIKYVLDEMGSDSFADIDADLDPVEDVADLIEDAIIDEPPLSVTDGDIIKDGYNEVLDKYRDAMNNGKQWIAELEDKERKATGINNLKIGYNHVFGYYIEVSKANLSKLPEDRYERKQTLTNAERFSTPELKEKEKLIIEAQEKSKTLEYEIFSKIREVVKKAIQRLQTVASAVSSLDVLQSFAAVSDEYRLVKPKLNENHELEIVDGRHPVVEKVMGHQSYVPNDVKMDPKTNILLITGPNMSGKSTYMRQLALSVIMTQIGCFVPAKSANMPIFDQIFTRIGAADDLISGQSTFMVEMQESNNAIQNATEDSLILFDEIGRGTATYDGMALAQSIIEYVHNHIHAKTLFSTHYHELTELSKSLPELKNVHVGAVEKNGELVFLHKVKSGAADKSYGIHVAKLAGLPDSLLNRADNILNDLENADKSKNISNDKVKDDYDTENTTAEENKTVELTNNAEPAELYTDDNQEQQLSLFKDEEPVKNNKKPHDNNPILKEIKELDLMSKTPMEIMNEVYKWKREMDNK; encoded by the coding sequence ATGACTAAAACAGCAAAATTGACACCAATGATGGAACAATATCAAAAGGTGAAGGATAAGTATCCGGATGCCTTTGTTTTTTACCGCTTAGGTGATTTTTATGAAATGTTTAATGATGATGCCGTAAAAGGTGCACAGATATTAGAGCTAACTTTAACATCTAGAAGTAAAAGCGCTAAAAATCCTATACCTATGTGTGGTGTCCCTCATAAAGCAGTAGAAACATATATCGATACCTTGATTGATAAGGGGTATAAAGTAGCCATTTGTGAACAAATGGAAGATCCTAAGTTGGCTAAGGGAATGGTTAAAAGAGCGGTTACTCAATTAATTACTCCTGGTACTAGAACTACTATGGGTGCCGAAAATGCTAAGGATAATAACTATTTGACCGCTATTGAATATACACAAGGAAAATACGGTTTTGCTTATGCAGAGTTATCCACAGGTGAATTAAAGACTACAGTTTTATCTAGTATTGATAGCGTTGTAAATGAATTAATGATGCTACAAACTAAGGAAGTTATTGTAAATGATCAAATAAAAGATCGCGATGTAAAAATTATTAAGAAGTTGGGTATTTTAGTATCTCATCAAGAAGACAGCAAATCTGTCGAATCAATGGAATACCTTTCTGCTAATTTACAAAGTGACATTGAAAAAGCTGTTATTCATCGTTTAACCACTTACATTACTGATACGCAAAAACGTAGTCTATCACATATGAAAGCAGCACAACCTTATCAACCTGCTGAATTCTTAAAGATAGATCATAATTCACAATACAATCTTGAATTAACTAAAAACATTCGAACTAATAAAAAATCAGGCAGTCTATTATGGCTTCTTGATGAAACGAAAACCGCTATGGGTGGCCGTAAGTTAAAAGAATGGATTGATCATCCATTAGTAAATAAAAATACAATTTTATCGCGTCAAAATTCTGTAGATGATTTATTGAATCATTACTATGAACGTAGTGAAATAGCTGATTTATTAGTTAAGGTATATGATTTAGAACGTTTAGCTGGTAAAGTTTCATTTGGCTCCGTTAATGGAAGAGACTTAGTACAATTAAAAACATCATTACGTCAAATTCCTAAAATTAAGTATGTATTGGATGAAATGGGTTCAGATTCATTCGCTGATATTGATGCTGATTTAGATCCAGTAGAGGATGTAGCTGATTTAATTGAAGATGCCATTATTGATGAACCACCACTTTCTGTTACTGATGGAGACATAATCAAAGATGGATATAATGAAGTCTTAGATAAATATCGAGATGCCATGAATAACGGTAAGCAATGGATAGCAGAATTAGAAGATAAAGAACGTAAAGCTACTGGTATAAATAACTTGAAAATTGGTTATAATCACGTTTTTGGTTACTATATTGAAGTTTCTAAGGCAAACTTAAGTAAATTACCAGAAGACAGATATGAAAGAAAACAAACACTAACCAATGCAGAAAGATTTTCTACTCCTGAACTAAAAGAAAAAGAAAAACTAATTATTGAAGCACAAGAAAAATCTAAAACACTAGAATACGAAATTTTTAGTAAGATAAGAGAAGTAGTAAAGAAAGCCATTCAAAGACTTCAAACAGTGGCTAGTGCAGTTTCTAGTTTGGACGTCTTGCAAAGCTTTGCTGCAGTTTCCGATGAATATCGTTTGGTAAAACCTAAACTAAATGAAAATCATGAATTAGAAATTGTCGATGGACGTCATCCAGTAGTTGAAAAAGTAATGGGACATCAATCATACGTTCCTAATGACGTTAAGATGGATCCTAAGACCAATATTCTTTTAATTACCGGGCCTAATATGTCAGGTAAAAGTACTTATATGCGTCAATTAGCTTTAAGCGTTATTATGACGCAAATAGGTTGCTTTGTTCCTGCTAAGTCAGCAAATATGCCTATTTTTGATCAAATATTTACTAGAATTGGTGCTGCTGATGATTTAATTTCTGGTCAAAGTACATTCATGGTGGAAATGCAAGAATCTAACAATGCTATTCAAAATGCTACTGAAGATAGTTTAATTTTATTCGATGAAATTGGTAGAGGTACTGCTACTTATGATGGAATGGCACTTGCACAATCTATCATTGAATATGTTCATAATCATATTCATGCTAAGACACTTTTCTCTACTCATTATCATGAATTAACAGAACTTTCTAAATCATTGCCAGAGCTAAAAAATGTTCATGTAGGGGCAGTTGAGAAGAATGGTGAATTAGTATTCTTGCACAAGGTTAAGTCTGGAGCTGCTGATAAATCATACGGGATTCACGTAGCTAAGCTAGCAGGATTACCAGATTCACTACTAAATCGTGCAGACAACATCTTAAATGATTTAGAAAATGCTGATAAAAGCAAAAATATTAGCAATGATAAAGTTAAAGATGATTATGATACAGAAAATACCACTGCAGAAGAAAATAAAACGGTGGAATTAACTAATAATGCTGAGCCAGCAGAATTATATACTGATGATAATCAAGAACAACAATTATCTTTATTTAAGGACGAAGAACCAGTAAAAAATAATAAAAAACCTCATGATAATAATCCAATCCTAAAAGAGATTAAAGAGTTAGATTTAATGTCTAAAACTCCTATGGAAATTATGAATGAAGTTTATAAATGGAAACGTGAAATGGATAATAAGTAG